ATGCTCAGCTCAATTTAGATGACTATGACAACGGCGTTGCCACTCTGCAAGAGACCCTAGCCCTGCGCCAAACCTTGCCAGATCGTCAAGGTGAAGGGTGGACTCTGGGCCTGTTGGGCATTGGACAAGTAAAACAGGGTGATGCCGCCGAGGGTTTGACTACGATGCAGCAGGCGATCACCATTCTCAACCAACCCGTTGCCCCTGCTTTAGAGCAACGCCAGCAGTACCGACGCGGCGTGATTTTGGCGTGGATTGGTTACGTCAATGGCCTACAGGAAAACTACGCGGCAGCACTAGAGGCACTAGAGGAAGCGATCGCCTTAGGGCGATCCGTGGGGAATCGCTCAGTTGAAAGGCTATCGCTGGTGTTTTTGGGTGACGTACAAAAGGAGCAGGGCCAGTTTGCCGAGGCGTTAGTCACTTATCAAGCTGCATTGACCGCAGCCGAGGATCTAGGCAATCCCTCGGCTCAGGCCTATGGGCATACCTTAATTGGCAATCTGCACTATGAGCAAGAGCAGTACGATGACGCGAGAGAAGCCTATCAAAGGGCGCTGGCTCTTTATGAAGCTTTAGGCAACCGAGAAGCTCAGGCATGGAGATTGTTTGATATTGGTTATATCTATAAACAGCAGCAGCAATATTCCCAGGCCCTTGAGGCTCATCAGCAGGCGCTAGGTCTGTTTCAGGCCGATGGAAATTCTGTTGGCGAGCTGAGCACGCTGAATACGATTGGCTACACCTACGAAACGCTTGGGGAATACGAGCAGGCAAGATCATGCTTTCGGCGGCAGATTGAGCTTGCACAGCAAGTCAATAACGTGACTCAAGAAGCCTTTGGTTTTTGGGGAGTTGGTTCAACGTACCTCGGCCAAGCCCAGCGACTCTACGCCGATGAAGCCTACTCAGAGTCAGTGGCTATTGCTGAGCAAGCAATAGCCCCCTACCAGCAAGCTATCAATCTGGCTAAGGGCGGCAGGTTTAATCTGGAGCAGGATGGAAGCCTAATTACCTCTGCCCACGTTGTTTATTCCACTCAAGGGCATGCGTTTGATCAACTGCGCCAGTTTCCTGAGGCGATCGCGGCCCATCGGCAATCCCTAGAAATTTTAGACACCTACCGCGATCGCATGCCCGAGGTTGAGTATCTGGTGCAGCGCCGAGGTGCACTGATGCAGCTTGGGCTTGGCTATTCCGACAATGGCCAGTATGTCGAAGCCATTGCTGCCTTCGAAGAGACTGCGAAAGTTGCTGAGCAGCTCAATGAGCCAACCCAACAGTTGCAAGCCCTAAGGTTTGTTTCTATCAATCATGGCTATCTAGGCAACTACGCTGAGGCATTGGCTGTAGCCCAGCAAGTTTTGAAAATTACTGCCGAGAAACTGCTTGACGATGCTAATGCAAAATTATCGGCACTGATGGTTTTAGGGCGAGCTTACAGCAATCTAGGACAGTACCCTGCTGAACTAGAACAATACAAACAGGCTCTACCCATTGCACAATCGCTTGGAGATATTGTACTGAAATTAGTCTACTGAACAACACCGCTACGGCTTATTCGGCTCAGGGCAACTATCGGCAGGCGCTAGAGACTCAGCAGCAGGCGATCGACCAACAGCAGGAGGCGATCGATGCGCTAGAGACCAACACCCCTGAAAGCTTCGAGCAGTTTTGCAGTGGCTATGCCAAGGATGTAGGTGCTGTCATTCGGCAGCAGTGCCTAGGCACCTACCGCTATGGCATGGCTGTGGGCCTAAACAATCAAGTCTCTCACTATCGAACCTTGGGGCGCTACCCAGAGGCGATCGCTGCATACAACCAGGCATTGGCAATTGCCCAAGAGTACAAAAATCTTGAGCTAGAGACGTCGTTACTACTCAACATCGGAGGTGTCTATGATGAGATGGGCACCTATGCCGAGGCTATAGATTCCTACGAGCGAGCCTTGGAAATTGCTGAGTCTACTAACAGTCGTCCTAATCAGACTGTTGCTCTCAATAATCTAGGGCGCACCTACAGTGAGCAAGGGCAGTATCCTCTTTCCCTAGAGGCTTATCAGCGCAGTCTGCAACTAGCTCAAGCAATCGATAGCCCATACTCGGTATCAACGGTGCTGGGCAACCTTGGTGTGGTTTACAGTGCCCAAGGCAGAGTAGACGAAGCTCGTGAGGCTTATCAACAAGCCTTAGCTATTAACCAGCAATTAGGGCTAGACCTGACGACTAGCCTCAATAATCTTGCTGTCTTGGATTCTGACCAAGGGCTCGGTGCGGAAGGGTTAGAGAAACTGGAGCAAGCCCTAGCGATCGCTCAGGCATCAGGCGATCGCCTCTCTGAGGCTACTGTGCTAGGTAACATAGCCGATATTTATGGCGCACAAGGTAACTATAGCCGAGCGATTGATCTCAGGCAGCAGGTGCTAGCTATTTACCAAGAAATTGGGGCGCGATCGAGCGAAATCGGCGGTCTCATTTCCTTAGGAATCAGCTATCACAACCTAGGCCAGTACAACAAAGCCCGCGAGTTTCATCAGCAAGCGCTAGATCTCAGCCGAGTGGTCGGGCAACGGTCAAAAGAGGCTTTGGCTATGGGCAATTTGGCCAGAACATACCTCTGGCAAAATCAAGCCTCTGAGGCTCAGGTTCTTTACGAACAGGCTCTTAATCTGGCTCGCGGCATCGGCGAAGTCAATACCGAATCCGCCTTGCTCGATGCCCTGGGCCGCACCTACGAGCGCCTGGGGCAAG
This portion of the Leptolyngbya subtilissima AS-A7 genome encodes:
- a CDS encoding tetratricopeptide repeat protein, encoding MRRLYLFGLLAASGLLTAIAPTLPTLAQPPLAEQPAPAQSPTTVAALMTQGYQQLYNSQLQEAIAWFQQAVAQFQQTGDRAGEAAALLGLSETYLWSFQFEQELETAQQALAIYRELGDRAGEAEALQLVGDAQLNLDDYDNGVATLQETLALRQTLPDRQGEGWTLGLLGIGQVKQGDAAEGLTTMQQAITILNQPVAPALEQRQQYRRGVILAWIGYVNGLQENYAAALEALEEAIALGRSVGNRSVERLSLVFLGDVQKEQGQFAEALVTYQAALTAAEDLGNPSAQAYGHTLIGNLHYEQEQYDDAREAYQRALALYEALGNREAQAWRLFDIGYIYKQQQQYSQALEAHQQALGLFQADGNSVGELSTLNTIGYTYETLGEYEQARSCFRRQIELAQQVNNVTQEAFGFWGVGSTYLGQAQRLYADEAYSESVAIAEQAIAPYQQAINLAKGGRFNLEQDGSLITSAHVVYSTQGHAFDQLRQFPEAIAAHRQSLEILDTYRDRMPEVEYLVQRRGALMQLGLGYSDNGQYVEAIAAFEETAKVAEQLNEPTQQLQALRFVSINHGYLGNYAEALAVAQQVLKITAEKLLDDANAKLSALMVLGRAYSNLGQYPAELEQYKQALPIAQSLGDIVLKLVY